The Pseudochaenichthys georgianus chromosome 8, fPseGeo1.2, whole genome shotgun sequence genome has a segment encoding these proteins:
- the pvalb6 gene encoding parvalbumin 6, whose translation MAMCSILNADDIKKALDAFAAADSFNHKKFFELVGLKAKSADEVKKVFLVLDADNSGFIEEEELKFVLKGFAQNGRDLTDKETNAFLRAADKDGDGKIGIDEFAALVKE comes from the exons ATGGCAATGTGCAGCATCCTCAACGCTGATGACATCAAGAAAGCACTAGATGCATTTGCAG ctgcTGACTCCTTTAACCATAAGAAGTTTTTCGAGTTGGTGGGTCTGAAGGCCAAGTCTGCTGATGAGGTGAAGAAGGTCTTCTTGGTGCTGGACGCCGACAACAGCGGCTTTATAGAGGAGGAGGAGCTCAA ATTCGTCCTGAAAGGTTTCGCCCAAAATGGCAGGGACCTGACAGACAAGGAAACCAACGCATTTTTAAGAGCAGCTGACAAGGATGGAGACGGCAAGATTGGAATTGATG AGTTTGCCGCCCTGGTGAAAGAATAA